In a single window of the Acyrthosiphon pisum isolate AL4f chromosome X, pea_aphid_22Mar2018_4r6ur, whole genome shotgun sequence genome:
- the LOC100574165 gene encoding uncharacterized protein LOC100574165, which translates to MKCIICDNTSNYTKGHRLGIFYHRIHKNEYLRKKWLKVFGIYRCHYWQRVCSDHFLEENYKPGKKRFLFSNNIPQPYDRNGFPSNYATQSNDVETGNNVILAMEQNVIKEEHIGNAVVNNFKSPRRSSRLIRKNEDTSNKNMSDHTLRSGLRCSVKNCFNRPSKNLSLFGYPKDFKLRKKWIEKCGIKKDPAKIVTSRIRVCSTHFELYCFKNIELKNKLKPGAVPSLFFDNFLHLMLCQCQLMKCLY; encoded by the exons ATGAAGTGTATAATCTGCGATAATACTTCCAATTACACCAAGGGCCATCGTCTAGGAATTTTTTATCATAG aatTCACAAGAATgaatatttgagaaaaaaatggCTTAAAGTTTTTGGAATTTATCGTTGTCATTATTGGCAACGTGTATGTAGTGATCATTTTTTAGAAGAAAACTATAAGCCAGGAAAAAagcgatttttattttcaaacaatattccCCAACCTTATGATCGAAATGGTTTTCCATCTAA ttatgctACTCAAAGTAATGATGTTGAAAcaggtaataatgtaattttagcAATGGaacaaaatgttataaa AGAGGAACATATTGGAAATgctgttgtaaataattttaaatcaccaAGACGATCATCTAGACTTATTAGAAAAAATGAGGATAcgagtaataaaaatatgtcg gacCATACTTTAAGATCTGGATTACGGTGTTCCGTTAAAAACTGCTTTAACAGGCCTTCAAAGAATCTTAGTCTCTTTGGCTATCCTAAGGATTTCAAGCTGAGAAAAAAGTGGATAGAAAAATGTGGAATAAAAAAAGATCCTGCTAAAATAGTTACAAGTAGAATAAGAGTTTGTAGTACTCATTTTGAACTCTATTGTTTCAAGAATATTGAATTAAAGAACAAATTAAAACCAGGCGCTGttccatcattattttttgataattttttg CACCTAATGCTTTGCCAGTGTCAATTAATGAAGTGCCTGTATTGA